DNA from Macrobrachium nipponense isolate FS-2020 chromosome 29, ASM1510439v2, whole genome shotgun sequence:
tgggaggaagaagaagaagaagatgggacaGATGGgacaaggaaagaaaaagaagaagggaaaaaaaagaagtagtagaaggagaagaaggaagaagaagaagaaaaagaagaagaaggagagggcaTTAAGGAGGTCATATCTCCCTCGTAAGAGTCCAAAAGGGACAGGAGAAAATAAGGAACTAATAAAGACTTAGAggggaaaatataaagaaaaaaaatgaacgcaGGAAGCGAGGGAAGGAAAGGACAAAATCGCAAAGAGGGAAGTTATATCTTCCTTATAATACTATCAGagtcttaagtaaaaaaaaaagtaaaaacaaaagaaagagagaatgaagggGACACGTTACTTTAATAGGGAGCGTGGatgggtgtgtgtttgtatgcgtttgtgtgtgtaaataaacctACACCCCTACCCTCAATCCCACACATACGTGAATTTACTTTAACAGATTAAactgatttcaattttttttttcttttttttttttttacatatggagGGGGTGCGAGGCGGATGAAAGAAAAATGGGGGGCCGTTatgtaatataaaagaaaaaacttaacaatagataaaacataaaaacaagacTATTTGCTAATGGTAATAGGACTGGAAGAGGTAACTGCCACtggtgaaaataaatttttttacctaaatacaaagggtaaaaaaataagaaatcaaaagaaaatacaacTGGAAGGTGTTGGCAAGAAGTGTGGTTAGGTGAGAGTGtacgtatgtgcatatatatatatatatatatatctatatataatataattatatatatatatctatatatatatatatatatatatatatatatattaacagtgcATGGTTGGTAGAAAGACATACATGTCTGTTTCTCTGTAAGGCTATTGACAGTTATGTAGGGATTGATCACTTGTTATACAGCACAAGTCCTAAGGGAGTGTAAAGATGAAAAGCATAAAGGAATGGGGAGGCCTAtaattatactttaaaaaataagagTAGATCGATTCGAagatacggggggggggggggggggggggttaggaggaAAGGGGGGAGTACAAGGGGGGGATAAGATTAATTTGAAGCAAAACTTACgggaatatataaaatcaaccagaaaatatatgatgaaataataaaatgttaaaactaGGAAACTGAAAACTAAGGGACCAAAGAAAGTTCAGCCAGATTTGTTCCTCAtacttatacaaattttacagATGCTAGGGTAGGGGAGGGGATAAAGGGGGAGGAGCAAAAGGAATGGGAGAGGGGAGGATCATGGGGAGTGGAgggaaaggagaggaggaggatcttGGGGGATGGGAGTGGGAACAAAAGTGGAGGAGGATCCGAGGGGAGGGGGTGGTTAATACGAGGAGAGGGAATCcagagggggaggaggtaggttCAGAGGGGGACGCCAAGGGGACTGTAATTATtctaaaggggagggggggggtggggggggggggtcctcgcAGGTACACGAGGCGGGGAaggtgggggaaggaggaggcTTTCCTGGGCAAACACCACCCAATTTCCCGAGGCAATTTATAATGGAAAGGACCGTCTTCAAAGCACCGGGCTACAAAAACTaccgaggaggaggaagaggaggagggggaggggtaggaggaggagatggGCCTCCGGCCATACGCCGGTGGACCGAAAGGAACATAATATATGTGCGTAGCGTACACTCGAGTAAAGCTGGTGCTGCTACTGCTGATGTCCTGCAAGAAAAATGTTACGCAGGCAAAGTTCTTTGATTCTTAGGGGGAAAAAAAGTATACGAGTAAAAACTTGGGTGGGGTGGGGATAGGGGTGGAagttggggggtggggtagggtaggggagGGGTGTGTGGGGGAGAGTGAGGGGAGGGGGGTATGGAAACCAATGATCAAGGAGTATATAATGGATGTTTGAACTCTAtcaaggaaactgaaaaatgacAAGGGATATCCGGCAGGTATGTCCGTTTGATTTCaggcgaaaataaaataaataaataaaagaaaataaattaaaaaaaagcaggGCGTGATCAAGAAGATGACGTTctgtgcaaaaaataaataaataaaaaaaactgggagATGTATCTTAAGCATTTATTAGTAATAACGAGATATTGAACAAGTAATTTTGCATACtgaaaaacatgagagagagagagagagagagagagagagagagagaattataatgttACACACTCATCCTACTTTTCATTCAAAGTTCCgaatatttctaattttactGTGACTGTCTTTTCAAATGTAAGGCGATTCGT
Protein-coding regions in this window:
- the LOC135206303 gene encoding cilia- and flagella-associated protein 251-like produces the protein MGHGKKKEGKGGTWEEEEERQEGTWGEEEEEEEGKGGTWEEEEEERQEGIWDEEGERIREERKEGTWRKKKGREGHGRKKKKKMGQMGQGKKKKKGKKRSSRRRRRKKKKKKKKKERALRRSYLPHARVGEGIKGEEQKEWERGGSWGVEGKERRRILGDGSGNKSGGGSEGRGWLIRGEGIQRGRR